From one Mustela nigripes isolate SB6536 chromosome 16, MUSNIG.SB6536, whole genome shotgun sequence genomic stretch:
- the KCNJ2 gene encoding inward rectifier potassium channel 2 yields MGSVRTNRYSIVSSEEDGMKLATMAVANGFGNGKSKVHTRQQCRSRFVKKDGHCNVQFINVGEKGQRYLADIFTTCVDIRWRWMLVIFCLAFVLSWLFFGCVFWLIALLHGDLDASKESKACVSEVNSFTAAFLFSIETQTTIGYGFRCVTDECPIAVFMVVFQSIVGCIIDAFIIGAVMAKMAKPKKRNETLVFSHNAVIAMRDGKLCLMWRVGNLRKSHLVEAHVRAQLLKSRITSEGEYIPLDQIDINVGFDSGIDRIFLVSPITIVHEIDEDSPLYDLSKQDIDNADFEIVVILEGMVEATAMTTQCRSSYLANEILWGHRYEPVLFEEKHYYKVDYSRFHKTYEVPNTPLCSARDLAEKKYILSNANSFCYENEVALTSKEEDDSDNGVPESTSTDTPPDIDLHNQASVPLEPRPLRRESEI; encoded by the coding sequence ATGGGCAGTGTGCGAACCAACCGCTATAGCATTGTCTCTTCAGAAGAAGACGGAATGAAGTTGGCCACCATGGCGGTTGCAAATGGCTTTGGGAATGGGAAGAGCAAAGTCCACACCCGACAACAGTGCAGGAGCCGCTTTGTGAAGAAAGATGGCCACTGTAATGTTCAGTTCATCAATGTGGGGGAGAAGGGACAACGGTACCTTGCAGACATCTTTACCACGTGCGTGGACATTCGCTGGCGGTGGATGCTGGTTATCTTCTGCCTGGCTTTCGTTCTCTCGTGGCTATTCTTTGGCTGTGTGTTTTGGTTGATAgctctgctccatggggatcTGGATGCGTCAAAAGAGAGCAAAGCTTGTGTGTCTGAGGTCAACAGCTTCACGGctgccttccttttctccattgagaCCCAGACAACCATAGGCTATGGCTTCAGGTGTGTCACGGACGAGTGCCCGATTGCTGTCTTCATGGTGGTGTTCCAGTCCATTGTGGGCTGCATCATTGACGCCTTCATCATTGGCGCTGTCATGGCGAAGATGGCAAAgccaaagaagagaaatgagactTTGGTCTTCAGTCACAACGCTGTGATCGCCATGAGAGACGGCAAGCTGTGCTTGATGTGGCGGGTGGGCAACCTTCGGAAAAGCCACCTGGTGGAAGCTCACGTGAGAGCCCAGCTGCTCAAATCCAGAATTACTTCGGAAGGGGAGTACATCCCCCTGGATCAAATAGATATCAACGTTGGGTTTGACAGCGGAATTGACCGCATATTTCTGGTGTCTCCGATCACAATAGTCCATGAAATAGATGAAGACAGTCCTTTATATGATCTGAGTAAACAGGACATTGACAACGCAGACTTTGAAATTGTGGTCATTCTGGAAGGTATGGTGGAAGCCACCGCCATGACCACACAATGCCGGAGCTCCTATCTGGCAAATGAAATCCTCTGGGGCCACCGCTATGAGCCTGTACTCTTTGAGGAGAAGCACTATTACAAAGTAGACTATTCAAGGTTCCACAAGACTTATGAGGTGCCTAACACTCCTCTTTGTAGTGCCAGAGACTtagcagaaaagaaatatatcCTCTCCAACGCTAATTCATTTTGCTATGAAAATGAAGTCGCCCTCACAAGCAAAGAGGAAGATGACAGTGACAATGGGGTTCCAGAAAGCACCAGTACGGACACACCCCCTGACATAGACCTTCACAACCAGGCAAGTGTCCCTCTAGAGCCCAGGCCCTTACGGCGAGAGTCGGAGATatga